Proteins co-encoded in one Saccharomyces mikatae IFO 1815 strain IFO1815 genome assembly, chromosome: 14 genomic window:
- the COG6 gene encoding Golgi transport complex subunit COG6 (similar to Saccharomyces cerevisiae COG6 (YNL041C); ancestral locus Anc_2.273), giving the protein MDFVVDYQTYAMADDATAELPEPEPRLNLTSDTQSQSLSKVDIQFKLPNLQNHSNNHTTLTIDSDGSGTTDLYKRMTHYAMSSIDKIQLPNPKGMLGQNSLSEKLSQQESHNFTNYESKNLDLSKLVSPPSDSSKNTTNLVLSNKLSKILNNYTLTNYQATVQLRKSLKILEENKERLSLDEQKLMNPGYVGTLARRTLRTDLESQLLKEHITVLQEFKPIIRRIKRLSSSVERIQKTSENLLTNETSKVSMNNVTLQEIDQYRLKAEQLKLKKKILLSIRDRFTLNQIEDDVITNGAIDNTFFNVIKKVIGIKEESSFLLTLPNLSAGNALIIEVNEILQKTNKKIFNFLIDFLYSFESSSNLLNDHGATEQENLIIFQKSLVFLSNDLELFNEFLKRVTTLRSKSILDEFLSQFDMNSANSKPIVLSAHDPIRYIGDVLASVHSIIANEADFVKSLFNFQDENLKDTPPSILQQNGTFLNGIDNKLLNDVIQSLSNSCRIRIEQIVRFEENPTINFEIVRLLKLYRVMFERKGIQDDSSIINNLKSLEDISKNRIIGYYEEYIKKTASVFDTVNSSDDLLPPEWLSEYMNKLVELFEIYEKTHTAEDEEPEDNRLLSYENLQTIVEQPIKNVLVNRLQGSFPLAKKNEKVKASLLTLEINCFDLIKSRIQPFEGIFAQDDNTRKISTWICDMLNEFTKQMQTLQIKFLFENTGLDLYNNLVNMIFPVDSVKDELDYDMYLSLRDNSLMELETIGKHVHDKLNDYLPQALTDVQGNLLSRLTSPMIADKICDECFKKLSLFYDIFRKVLVHLYPNKKDQVFEILNFSTDEFDMLVGINH; this is encoded by the coding sequence ATGGATTTTGTTGTAGACTATCAAACTTATGCAATGGCAGATGATGCCACGGCGGAATTACCTGAACCAGAACCAAGACTAAACTTAACCTCAGATACACAATCCCAGTCTCTGAGCAAAGTCGATATACAGTTTAAATTACCCAATCTACAAAACCATTCCAATAATCATACAACTTTGACAATAGACAGTGATGGTTCTGGAACAACGGACCTGTATAAAAGAATGACACATTACGCAATGTCTTCTATTGATAAAATACAGCTTCCCAATCCAAAGGGAATGTTAGGACAAAATTCTTTGAGTGAAAAGTTATCACAACAAGAATCTCATAATTTTACGAACTATGAATCTAAAAACCTTGATTTATCAAAGTTAGTATCTCCGCCAAGTGATTCCAGTAAAAACACCACAAACCTGGTTCTTTCCAATAAACTTTCCAAAATATTGAATAATTATACACTAACTAATTACCAGGCCACAGTTCAGCTGAGAAAATCCCTAAAAATCCTGGaagagaacaaagaaagattgTCTCTTGATGAACAGAAGCTCATGAATCCTGGATACGTGGGAACTTTGGCAAGAAGGACATTGAGGACTGATTTAGAATCTCAACTACTAAAGGAACATATCACTGTGCTTCAGGAATTCAAACCTATTATCAGAAGAATTAAACGATTATCATCTTCCGTAGaaagaatacaaaaaacaaGTGAAAACTTATTAACCAATGAGACTAGTAAAGTTTCTATGAATAATGTGACACTCCAAGAAATAGACCAATATCGTTTAAAGGCAGAGCAGTTGAAgctaaaaaagaaaatactacTGTCTATAAGAGATAGATTTACTTTGAATCAAATAGAAGATGATGTAATTACCAACGGTGCTATTGACaatacttttttcaatgtaataaaaaaagtgatCGGTATCAAAGAGGAATCAAGTTTTTTACTGACACTCCCTAATTTAAGTGCTGGTAATGCCTTGATCATCGAGGTCAATGAAATTTTACAGAAGAcgaacaagaaaattttcaattttttgatcGATTTTTTATATAGCTTTGAATCGTCTTCAAACCTACTGAACGACCATGGTGCCactgaacaagaaaacttaatcatttttcaaaagagttTGGTTTTTTTGTCGAATGATTTAGAATTATTCAatgagtttttgaaaagagtaaCTACCTTGAGATCCAAAAGTATTCTAGATGAATTCTTGTCCCAGTTTGATATGAATTCAGCTAATTCTAAGCCGATCGTACTATCAGCACATGACCCTATTAGATATATTGGTGATGTATTGGCGTCGGTTCATTCTATAATTGCAAATGAAGCTGATTTTGTGAAGTCATTATTTAACTTCCAGGATGAAAACTTGAAAGATACACCGCCTTCTATACTTCAACAGAATGGTACGTTTTTGAACGGTATCGACAACAAATTACTGAACGATGTCATTCAATCGTTGTCTAATTCTTGTCGTATCCGTATTGAACAGATCGTGAggtttgaagaaaatccaaCTATCAATTTCGAAATTGTTAGATTATTGAAACTTTATAGGGTCATGTTTGAGAGAAAAGGTATTCAAGACGATAGTTCtatcatcaataatttgaaatcaTTGGAAGACATTTCCAAAAACAGAATTATTGGATATTATGAGGAGTatatcaagaaaacagCCTCTGTTTTCGATACGGTGAATTCGTCAGATGATTTACTACCACCAGAGTGGTTATCAGAgtatatgaataaattagtggaattatttgaaatttatgaAAAGACGCACACAgctgaagatgaagaaccAGAAGACAATAGATTGCTTTCATATGAAAACCTACAAACAATTGTAGAACAACCGATCAAGAATGTTTTAGTAAACCGTTTGCAAGGCTCTTTCCCTTTAGCGaagaaaaacgaaaaagTAAAAGCGTCATTGTTAACCCTAGAGATAAACTGTTTCGATCTAATTAAATCTAGAATTCAACCTTTTGAAGGGATCTTTGCACAAGACGATAATACCCGAAAGATTTCCACTTGGATTTGTGATATGTTGAATGAATTTACTAAACAAATGCAGACTTTGCAAATAAAATTTCTATTTGAGAATACAGGTTTAGACCTTTATAATAATTTGGTGAATATGATATTTCCCGTGGACTCAGTGAAGGATGAATTAGATTATGATATGTATTTATCTCTGAGGGATAATTCATTAATGGAATTAGAGACAATTGGAAAACATGTACATGACAAATTAAACGATTATTTACCTCAGGCACTAACTGATGTTCAAGGTAATTTACTATCTAGGTTGACTTCACCAATGATAGCTGACAAAATATGTGATGAATGTTTTAAGAAATTATCGCTATTCTATGATATCTTCAGAAAAGTACTTGTTCACTTGTATCCAAATAAAAAGGACCaagtatttgaaattttgaacTTCTCCACTGATGAATTTGACATGTTAGTTGGTATCAATCACTGA
- the IDH1 gene encoding isocitrate dehydrogenase (NAD(+)) IDH1 (similar to Saccharomyces cerevisiae IDH1 (YNL037C); ancestral locus Anc_2.278): MLNRTIAKRTLATAAQAERALPKKYGGRFTVTLIPGDGVGKEITDSVKTIFEAEKIPVDWETVNIKQTDHKEGVYEAVESLKRNKIGLKGLWHTPADQTGHGSLNVALRKQLDIYANVALFKSLKGVKTRIPDIDLIVIRENTEGEFSGLEHESVPGVVESLKIMTRPKTERIARFAFDFAKKYNRKAVTAVHKANIMKLGDGLFRNIITEIGQKEYPDIDVSSIIVDNASMQAVAKPHQFDVLVTPSMYGTILGNIGAALIGGPGLVAGANFGRDYAVFEPGSRHVGLDIKGQNVANPTAMILSSVLMLNHLGLNEYATRISKAVHETIAEGKHTTKDIGGSSSTTDFTNEIINKLSTM, encoded by the coding sequence ATGCTTAACAGAACCATCGCTAAAAGAACTCTGGCTACCGCTGCACAGGCGGAACGCGCCCTGCCCAAGAAGTATGGTGGGCGTTTCACTGTTACGTTGATACCAGGTGATGGTGTTGGAAAAGAGATCACTGATTCAGTGAAAACAATTTTTGAGGCTGAAAAGATCCCTGTTGACTGGGAGACTGTAAATATCAAGCAAACAGATCACAAGGAGGGTGTCTATGAGGCTGTTGAATCTTTGAAGAGAAACAAGATTGGTTTAAAAGGGTTATGGCATACTCCTGCCGACCAAACAGGCCATGGGTCTCTAAATGTTGCTTTACGTAAGCAACTGGACATTTATGCCAATGTGGCCCTTTTTAAATCCTTAAAGGGTGTGAAGACAAGGATTCCAGACATAGATCTGATTGTCATTAGAGAGAACACAGAAGGTGAGTTTTCAGGTCTGGAACACGAATCTGTTCCTGGTGTAGTGGAATCCTTGAAGATTATGACCAGACCAAAGACGGAAAGAATCGCTAGATTCGCTTTTGATTTTGCCAAGAAATACAACAGAAAAGCTGTTACCGCTGTACATAAGGCTAATATCATGAAATTAGGTGATGGCCTTTTCAGGAACATTATCACTGAGATTGGTCAAAAGGAGTATCCTGATATTGATGTGTCGTCCATCATCGTCGACAATGCCTCTATGCAAGCAGTGGCTAAACCTCATCAGTTTGACGTCCTCGTTACCCCTTCAATGTACGGTACCATATTAGGTAATATCGGCGCTGCCTTGATCGGTGGTCCAGGTTTGGTGGCAGGTGCCAATTTCGGTAGGGACTATGCTGTCTTCGAACCAGGTTCCAGACATGTTGGTTTAGACATTAAAGGCCAAAACGTTGCCAACCCAACTGCCATGATCCTTTCCTCAGTGTTAATGTTGAACCATTTGGGGTTGAATGAATATGCCACCAGAATCTCAAAGGCTGTTCATGAAACCATTGCAGAAGGTAAGCATACCACTAAAGATATTGGTGGTTCTTCCTCTACTACCGATTTCACAAACGAAATCATTAACAAATTATCTACCATGTAA
- the YIP3 gene encoding Yip3p (similar to Saccharomyces cerevisiae YIP3 (YNL044W); ancestral locus Anc_2.269), giving the protein MENIKSEFQSLQSKLGTLRTPQEFFNFKKVSKPQNFGEVQSRVAYNVKYFSSNYGLIIGCLSIYTLLTNLLLLFVIVLVIAGVVGINKLKGEELVTPFGSFKSSQLYTGLICIAVPIGFLASPISTLLWLIGASAVSVLGHASLMEKPIETVFDEETV; this is encoded by the coding sequence atggaaaatatcaagaGTGAGTTTCAATCATTGCAATCTAAATTAGGAACCCTTCGCACCCCGCAagagtttttcaattttaaaaaagtttCCAAACCCCAAAATTTCGGGGAAGTCCAGTCTAGAGTTGCTTATAATGTAAAGTATTTCTCCAGCAACTATGGTTTGATCATCGGTTGTTTGAGCATCTACACATTGCTGACTAATTTGCTGCTACTGTTTGTTATTGTTTTAGTCATAGCTGGTGTTGTTGGCATAAACAAACTGAAGGGTGAAGAGCTGGTGACTCCATTTGGATCTTTCAAAAGCAGTCAATTATACACTGGATTGATTTGTATAGCTGTCCCAATAGGTTTCTTAGCATCGCCAATCTCAACTTTGCTATGGTTGATCGGTGCTTCTGCTGTCAGCGTTCTCGGACATGCATCATTGATGGAAAAGCCAATTGAAACTGTATTTGACGAAGAAACTGTTTGA
- the NCE103 gene encoding carbonate dehydratase NCE103 (similar to Saccharomyces cerevisiae NCE103 (YNL036W); ancestral locus Anc_2.275): MSAIESSSIFTLSHDSNLQDILDANVKWASQMNNVQPTLFPDHNGKGQSPHTLFIGCSDSRYNENCLGVLPGEVFTWKNVANICHSEDLTLKATLEFAIICLKVNKVIICGHTDCGGIKTCLTNQREALPKIDCSHLYKYLDDIDTMYHEESQNLVHLKTLREKSHYLSHCNVKRQFSRIIENPTVQTAVQNGKLQVYGLLYNVEDGLLQTVSTYSNAIPK, translated from the coding sequence ATGAGCGCCATTGAATCTTCATCCATTTTCACATTGAGCCACGACTCAAACCTACAAGATATCTTGGATGCTAACGTCAAGTGGGCTTCTCAGATGAATAACGTACAACCAACTTTGTTCCCAGATCATAATGGTAAGGGCCAGTCTCCTCACACTCTTTTCATCGGCTGCTCCGATTCGCGTTACAACGAAAACTGTCTAGGCGTCCTACCCGGCGAAGTATTTACTTGGAAAAATGTCGCTAATATATGTCATTCAGAAGACTTAACTTTGAAGGCCACTTTGGAGTTCGCCATTATCTGCTTGAAAGTGAACAAGGTCATTATTTGTGGCCACACCGATTGTGGTGGTATAAAGACGTGTTTAACTAACCAAAGGGAAGCTTTGCCCAAGATCGACTGCTCTCACCTATACAAGTATTTGGATGATATTGACACCATGTACCATGAAGAGTCACAAAACCTAGTCCATTTGAAAACGCTACGTGAGAAATCACATTACTTGTCACATTGTAACGTCAAAAGGCAGTTTAGCAGAATCATTGAAAATCCTACTGTACAAACTGCTGTacaaaatggaaaattgCAAGTATACGGTTTGCTCTACAACGTAGAAGATGGTTTACTGCAAACTGTCAGCACATACTCAAACGCCATTCCAAAATAA
- the GPI15 gene encoding phosphatidylinositol N-acetylglucosaminyltransferase GPI15 (similar to Saccharomyces cerevisiae GPI15 (YNL038W); ancestral locus Anc_2.281) has product MISEDYEFGKTSILNRKKYTLVIDGDTSRSFVRFTVFPKSNLKFKKFKSNERVKVSMGIQYHQIVLILLLNILFHAICVRSKFLEHIDKTFEVSIALSCQIMVVMGLFALGTIILVRGPSVETVTIFKGTGLQLSRVKGIVIFPQQWNRKLFEQVEFISNERIIDVVINEGFCRGFRVIFYLAAIVRKSPTLKLLFPSNLPNIDDQRLIYNISRKYLNGQEKPLRRTKD; this is encoded by the exons ATGATAAGTGAAGACTATGAATTTGGCAAGACTAGTATACTAAATAGAAAGAAGTATACCTTAGTCATCGATGGGGACACAAGTCGCAGTTTTGTAAGATTCACCGTTTTTCCTAAATCTAACTTaaagttcaagaaattcaagTCGAATGAGAGGGTTAAAGTTAGCATGGGCATACAGTATCACCAAATTGTATTAATTTTAttgttgaatattttgtttcatgCGATTTGCGTAAGGTCAAAATTCCTCGAGCATATTGATAAGACGTTTGAAGTAAGCATTGCGCTAAGCTGTCAGATCATGGTTGTAATGGGATTGTTTGCATTAGGTACCATTATACTTGTGAGAGGACCTAGCGTGGAGACTGTGACAATCTTTAAAGGAACTGGTCTACAGTTATCCAGAGTGAAGGGTATAGTTATTTTCCCTCAGCAATGGAACCGCAAGCTCTTTGAACAAGTGGAGTTTATCTCtaatgaaagaattattGATGTTGTAATCAACGAAGGATTCTGTCGTGGATTTCGAGTGATATTCTATCTTGCAGCAATTGTACGAAAATCACCTACCCTTAAGCTTTTATTCCCA TCTAATTTACCTAATATTGATGACCAACGATTGATATACAATATATCCAGAAAATACCTCAATGGTCAAGAAAAACCGCTTCGCAGAACTAAAGACTGA
- the LAP2 gene encoding bifunctional aminopeptidase/epoxide hydrolase (similar to Saccharomyces cerevisiae LAP2 (YNL045W); ancestral locus Anc_2.268): protein MFLTPTFTGYSKFIQQSSLQLRGLFTVISRSIHTPVSYNMLPLSIEQRRPTCSPEYDQSTLSNYKYFTVLHTDLNLSVSFDKSAISGSVTFQLKKLYEDKKKTGELHLDTSYLNILDVQIDGSKTDFEIEQRKEPLGSRLVIKNSSCNDKFNLIIQFCTTDKCTALQWLNSKQTKGGKPYVFSQLEAIHARSLFPCFDTPSVKSTFTASIESPLPVVFSGIRTKSSNKNTSIYNFEQKVPIPAYLIGIASGDLTSAPIGPRSTVYAEPFRLKDCQWEFENDVEKFIQTAEKIIFDYEWGTYDILINVDSYPYGGMESPNMTFATPTLIAHDKSNIDVIAHELAHSWSGNLVTNCSWNHFWLNEGWTVYLERRIIGAIHGEPTRHFSALIGWSDLQNSIASMKDPERFSTLVQNLNDNTDPDDAFSSVPYEKGFNLLFHLETVLGGKAEFDPFIRSYFRKFAKKSLDTFQFLDTLYEFYPEKKEILDSVDWETWLYKPGMPPRPHFITALADNVYQLADKWVEMAQNLNTTEEFRSEFNSVDVKDFNSNQLVLFLETLTQNGHSSKKPRSFDWAEFPVASKALLDIYQDKIVESQNAEVVFKMFKFLIFAKLQETYKHLADWLGTVGRMKFVRPGYRLLNSVDRQLAVATFEKYKDAYHPICKALVKQDLGL from the coding sequence ATGTTCTTAACCCCCACCTTCACTGGTTACTCTAAATTTATTCAGCAGTCTTCACTTCAGTTGCGAGGACTATTTACCGTAATCTCAAGAAGTATACACACTCCAGTCTCGTACAATATGTTGCCTCTTTCAATTGAACAGAGAAGACCCACCTGCTCCCCCGAGTACGATCAGTCTACCTTATCAAACTACAAGTACTTCACAGTTCTCCACACAGATTTGAACTTATCCGTTTCCTTCGACAAATCTGCTATTTCAGGGAGTGTAACATTCcagttgaaaaaactgTACgaagataaaaagaaaacggGAGAACTTCATCTAGATACATCctatttgaatattttggaTGTCCAGATTGACGGCTCGAAAACTGATTTCGAAATTGAGCAAAGAAAGGAACCATTGGGCTCCAGACTGGTTATCAAAAATTCCTCCTGCAACGATAAGTTCAACTTGATTATTCAATTTTGTACAACTGATAAGTGCACTGCTTTGCAATGGTTGAACAGCAAGCAAACCAAGGGCGGTAAACCGTATGTATTTTCACAACTGGAAGCCATTCATGCAAGATCGTTGTTTCCCTGTTTTGATACTCCCTCTGTGAAATCTACTTTCACTGCGTCCATTGAATCCCCACTACCTGTAGTCTTTTCAGGTATCAGGACCAAAagttcaaacaaaaatactAGTATTTACAACTTTGAACAAAAGGTTCCTATTCCCGCTTACTTAATTGGTATTGCCTCTGGTGATTTGACTAGTGCACCAATCGGTCCTCGTTCTACCGTCTACGCAGAACCATTTCGTCTGAAAGATTGTCAATgggaatttgaaaatgatgtaGAGAAATTTATTCAAACTGCCGAGAAAATCATCTTTGATTATGAATGGGGCACATATGATATCTTGATCAACGTTGATTCTTATCCTTATGGAGGTATGGAATCCCCAAATATGACATTTGCTACGCCTACGTTGATTGCCCATGACAAATCAAATATAGATGTCATTGCCCATGAACTTGCTCACTCATGGTCTGGTAATCTTGTGACCAACTGTTCTTGGAATCATTTTTGGTTGAATGAAGGTTGGACTGTTTACctagaaagaagaataatagGTGCTATTCATGGTGAGCCAACAAGACATTTCAGTGCTCTGATTGGTTGGAGTGATTTACAGAATTCCATTGCTTCCATGAAAGATCCAGAAAGATTTTCTACTTTGGTGCAAAACTTGAACGATAATACAGACCCTGACGATGCTTTTTCCAGTGTTCCATACGAGAAAGGGTTTAACCTACTTTTTCACCTAGAAACTGTCTTGGGCGGTAAGGCTGAATTTGATCCATTTATCAGAAGCTATTTCAGGAAGTTTGCCAAGAAATCTTTGGATACTTTCCAGTTTTTGGACACTTTATATGAGTTCTACcctgaaaaaaaggagataTTAGACTCCGTAGATTGGGAAACTTGGTTGTACAAACCAGGTATGCCACCAAGGCCTCATTTCATCACCGCTTTGGCAGATAACGTTTATCAATTGGCTGACAAGTGGGTCGAAATGGCACAGAATTTGAACACTACAGAAGAGTTCCGCTCTGAATTCAACTCTGTCGATGTTAAAGATTTCAACTCGAACCAAttagttttgtttttggaGACTTTAACTCAAAATGGTCATTCTAGCAAAAAACCAAGAAGTTTTGATTGGGCGGAGTTCCCTGTAGCATCCAAGGCGCTGTTAGACATCTATCAAGATAAGATTGTTGAGTCACAAAACGCTGAAGTCGTTTTCAAGATGTTCAAATTCCTCATCTTTGCTAAGCTTCAAGAAACTTATAAGCACTTAGCTGATTGGTTGGGGACTGTAGGTAGAATGAAGTTTGTCCGTCCTGGTTATAGACTATTAAACTCTGTGGACCGTCAACTGGCTGTGGccacttttgaaaaatataaggACGCGTACCACCCAATTTGTAAAGCTCTTGTGAAGCAAGATTTAGGACTTTGA
- the BOP3 gene encoding Bop3p (similar to Saccharomyces cerevisiae BOP3 (YNL042W); ancestral locus Anc_2.270), which translates to MSTFNSYSQAKESNDNSHNNISRNKSLLDIIFGTNVSEWAFSENALMKAMDLKIEQEKTKQQYYRLENLNRSIELFKLASTSGVPINQIHKLFNTDHGAPTPSPMKADGNQAHNNTEGARSSEQLPKLNGSIKSLKPLNMNTVSPTPMSRQPSPYKFPAGPSVNGLPHPTTMRAQRRANSPARIGASAVAALNDNISIKEEDVAKRIPSGSKSQESPLNKKSASLHSRNLSLPIGKFTNPNIPSTMTSILSFNRDQQQPPSQPPSQQQQQDLHTHNLNTLPKKPGMVQKKHRRARSTSSFGVIDLSIIDEAKEKHLQRSTSPVHSNMAAALTSQGQPSEPDMKEQSTMPQSVREGRQMHDDLDDRTCSESSSRNDSPVRTFTKDNSVGKILNST; encoded by the coding sequence ATGAGTACATTTAACAGTTACAGCCAGGCAAAGGAGAGCAACGACAACAGTCATAATAACATCAGTAGAAACAAATCGCTGTTAGATATAATATTCGGTACTAATGTATCGGAGTGGGCTTTCTCTGAAAACGCTTTAATGAAAGCTATGGATTTAAAAatagaacaagaaaaaaccaaGCAGCAATACTATAGACTTGAAAATCTGAATCGTTCGATAGAATTGTTCAAGCTTGCTTCCACCTCAGGTGTGCCCATAAATCAAATACATAAACTATTCAATACGGACCATGGCGCACCAACACCTTCACCAATGAAAGCGGATGGCAACCAAGCGCACAACAACACAGAAGGGGCACGATCTTCAGAGCAACTGCCCAAATTAAATGGCTCTatcaaatctttgaaacCTTTAAACATGAACACAGTATCTCCAACACCAATGAGTCGACAGCCTTCTCCATACAAATTCCCAGCAGGACCTTCTGTCAATGGCTTACCGCATCCAACAACCATGAGAGCTCAACGAAGAGCTAACTCTCCTGCCAGAATAGGCGCATCCGCAGTGGCTGCATtgaatgataatatttCCATAAAGGAGGAAGATGTGGCTAAGCGGATCCCTTCGGGTTCGAAATCACAAGAATCACCTCTAAACAAAAAGTCAGCTTCACTTCATAGCCGTAACCTGTCACTTCCAATAGGAAAGTTTACCAATCCTAATATTCCCTCTACAATGACATCCATACTGAGTTTCAATAGAGATCAGCAGCAACCTCCATCACAACCACCTTCccaacagcaacaacaagaCCTTCATACGCACAACTTAAACACTTTACCAAAAAAACCTGGAATggttcaaaaaaaacacaGGCGTGCAAGATCAACATCATCTTTTGGAGTGATTGATTTAAgcattattgatgaagcaaaggaaaaacatcTACAAAGATCGACATCTCCCGTACACTCCAACATGGCAGCGGCACTCACCTCACAGGGCCAACCAAGCGAACCAGATATGAAGGAACAATCGACTATGCCGCAATCAGTTCGTGAAGGACGTCAAATGCATGATGACTTGGATGATAGAACATGTAGTGAGAGCAGCAGTAGAAACGATAGCCCTGTGAGGACCTTCACGAAGGATAATTCTGTGGGCAAGATCTTAAATAGTACTTGA